Part of the Primulina huaijiensis isolate GDHJ02 chromosome 15, ASM1229523v2, whole genome shotgun sequence genome is shown below.
tttaaaaaaaaaaacttaaaattatggaaaaatcaagtcaaattttggaaaaaaaaaaattaaatcaaaattagaaaattttattgGAGTCAATATATTCAACAGTTTGACAGAAACAAAACTGTTttgccatatatatatatacatatatattatcataaacaaaaaaaactagAACGGAGAACTAAAATGGATGTGCTTCAAAACTCTTAACGCACGTAATTGATGAGAGAAGAAAAGAGATTGAGAGAGAAATTGACGGTGAGTAGGGTTTAAAAGATATCTTtataatttgatataataaaaagattattttgataaattaacttAATCGAAGGCTAAAATTGATTATAGTAATTTGATGGAAAGTATTTAAGAAAATCTCTAGTAAGTAATCGATGTAACACAAAAAGACacattcaaaataaattttcagttttttttttaaaaaaaatttaacattatAGTTTGAAAATCCTGAAACGCGAAATCAATATAAACACCGTATGTCTAAAGATAAAGACGTCGAAGAAGGAAAAAGAACGTAGACGCTTATAAGCTGGAGCTTCAAGGTAACTCTTCAAACTTGCAGGAATCATGGCCTGCAAATTTGTCAAAGTAATTCTAATGAACACATCTCCCGACTCGGATTTTTTTTACTAGTTACGAGAAAACAAATATCATATCTTGAGAAAAATCTTCTTACTTGGATCAAGACCGGTAAGAACTGCAGCACCTCTGAAATAGCAACTCCCTCCTTTGTGCTTCATGTTCTGATAATAGCTATTGAATGCATACGAGGCATGAGCTATTACCGTGTTGGGAAGATAACATCTTTGGTTCAAT
Proteins encoded:
- the LOC140960197 gene encoding glucan endo-1,3-beta-glucosidase 4-like, encoding MWALPRKTLFALTFLLSILRNSDGQFADYCVADEQTPEDELLRAMDWACGNGADCSVLKLNQRCYLPNTVIAHASYAFNSYYQNMKHKGGSCYFRGAAVLTGLDPSHDSCKFEELP